agaattttCTAATAGAAGCAATATTGAAGAAAACCATGTTTTAAGAATtgtgttttttgctttaaagtttattttataatgtGTTCTCTTTTGTAGTTGATGGATCACTCATTTTGAGTGCTGGccttgtggtgtttttgttgaacaggggggaaggaaggggtgaCTTGTCTTGTGTCTGGTTTATCTTGCCCAGAATTTGGGGCCACCCTTTGCATCCGATTCAGACTGCTGCTAATTTGTGCTATTGGGATTTGTTTCTAGGTGTCCAGTAATACTCTGTTTCCAAGACATTTCTGTGTTAAGATACCATTTACAAAAGCAATTAAGGGTTTCAGGgattctttgatttttctgtgtgcatttcCTAATGATACTTTTCTTGTCTGGAGAATTGGTGTACATTACTATAGCAAGGATTGTAAGCATCTGTGATCAGCAGATTTTTCAAATCTCATAATTGTGGGTCCAGCATTGTAGAAAGGCATATGGAATCCTGTCCTTAAACTAAACAGTTTGTGAGAGACCCCAGAGAAACGTTAGACGAAAAAGTATCCAAATTCTTGCTCTCATTTCCGCTTTACCCTGCACTCCCAAAGAGCATTTGTTTAATGATTATCATgctctttaattttaaagaaaactctgTAAAACACAGATCTTTTTGGTTCCTGGATGAGCCATAGCAAGAAGTTATTACAAGATGATGGGCTGCAGAAAACATGTTGATCAGCATctgtgaaaaatataaacatatattaaaGTCATGtggcatttctttaaatattaatttgttcaTAGTTgccattgaaaaacaaaatctgtgaagaagtgtgctctttttttttttttttttttttaacctggaagaggtttatttatttaaaacacataGTATGTTTAAATGTAGTCTTTTAGGTTCAGTTCATAAATCTGAACCAAGATACCAACAGTAGGAAACTCCTCAGGTAGCTCAGGTTTGTAATGTGCTTTTAAATGTGTAATAGGATGTTTCAGGTTGAGTAgctaaatgctgttttctttaataatctGATCTTTCCTAGATTTTTTCTGTGGTATCAGGACATCACTGAATATGATCATGCAGAAAAATTTCATAACATGTGCAAGCAtgcatttattattactatCTGTTCGTGATAAATTTCTGAGCAAAGCCATTTTTGTGACTCGTTATGTCCAGTGGTGGTAAAAGGGCTTCCAGcttgatgaaaaaatattcctatattgggaagggggagaaggggaatgTTTACTCCTATAAAACCCAAATGAGCAACAAATACATTTGGGAAATTGTATTGCTGTAACCCCAAATAACTTGCTTTATTCATGACAAGTATCGAGATCACACAAACCCAGTATATCTGCATGCTCAGAGGGTGCGTCTTACTCCACGGAATTGCACTGCTGAAAGAATTATCAGCTCCTTTAGTTTTGTGTTGTCTGAAATAGCCATCTTTCCAAGGTGTAACTGATGTACACCGGCAGTCAATAGGACATGGGGAATTGTGGCTAATCCCAGACAAGaagataatgaggaaaaaggGCTACGAGTAATGCCGCAGGATAGTGTGAGATTTGTTGCTACGTCTTGTTTAACAGCTTGGTCTATGCAGAGAAGGCATGGCAGTGCTTGCatctttctgcagagaaattatATTTAGTGTTCTGCAGGAAAGATGGGACTAAACAAAACTTTTCCTTGGGTCACGGTTAACAGTCACTTGGAAATAATCAGCAGTTGCAGCAAACTCCACCCTGCAgttcctgtttctgttttgggAATATCCAGCTATCTACTTCAAATTCAGCCATCATCCTGGGGCCTCTCTGATTATAGGTCAAGTCTTTTGTGGCTAAACTTCCACTAAGaaacttcagtatttcatgAGAACTGAGGGCAACCAATGTTCTTAGTGCTGTATTGCTTAGAGCTCTACTAGTTGCTTTAAGTGTCTGTATTTTAGAAATCCtctaaaaatcctttttttttttttgtgataattGGTTCATATATGAaccaatatattaaaaacagggCAAAATACCTTATTCTGTAGAGTTCTGGTGCTTTACTCCGTGAATTAGTTTGCACATTTCTGAGGTGCAGCGAGTGACGTTTTAGTGGTCTTGTGCACCAATCTCTAGGAACTTTATGGCCTCCCCTGAACAATTTCATAGTAACCTGTGCTAAACATCATCCAGATTTAAAACCCATTTATTTCCTAACAAAAATCAGAAGCTGTTGCTTTCAAGGGTGTGGTgctaacatttgttttcttagtaTAATTTGTCttcaaatgaacaaaatgaCCAACATGCACCTTAAAATCCTGAGAGACCAGTGGTTTCTGGAGGTGGGATGGACAGAGTGCAGAGCGCAGGTCTGATGACAGCTAATCATGTTCCCCTTTACAGAaagttcttattaaaaaaaaaaaaaaaaaaaaagattttgtcaCTTTCATAAGCAATCCCTAGGTCTTTTTTagaaagtgcctttttttttaaagccactgCGTTCTGTTCTGACCATCAAAATAGGCCTGCAAAGTGTAAACAGATCTCACGCaactttcatttaaatctgAATGTGAATGAGCAGTCATGTGCACTTGCATTTTTGACAAAAAGCCCAGTAATATCTGTCCTGGGAAAGACTGTCCTGGGCAATCCTTAAAAGAATGAAGCATTATGTTTTGCTTCTATTAAGTTCCTTGAGATGAACAGTCTAGTTACAGATGATTTCAGGTTTGATCAAGTACTGATGTAAACAGATTGGATTTATGAGACGAAAACTCATCACCATTCTAGATTATATTAAGATTAAAAAGAGTTAATTGTGGAAGACGTGCTGGGATACAATGACGATAACACTATATAGTTCTGGAAAGCAAAGTCATTTAACTTAACGTAttggatgaaaaataattgttttctgcaTCTCCATACCAATATgttgcaatgattttttttccccactgttaTGGCAGCTCCATTATTTAAGTGGAAGTGCCTTATATACACCAGCAAAATAGCATCTCTGATAATCAAGTTAAATCTAGAGTCTTCCTAGCCTGATAAAATTTTCTTCTATATTATCAGTCATACaagtttaatataaaataaagctcCTTCAGTGCTCAGCTTTTAATAACCCTGTtcataattaaatataaatctgCCTGAAACATTCTTCTACTTTAAAGTtgtcataaaaacattttgaatataaaCCTTCAATACTCAGCAGAGCgatataatatatacatacgCAGACACGCTTTTTTTCGGTTAGTAGCAAGCATTTTGTTCACTATTTGCACAACTTCACAGTTGTATGTTTTCTACAACCACTACTAAATCAAACCTCCGATTGCTCGTTACTGTCAGGAATGACAGACGTTAAGGCAGCCTGACAAAAGCGATGCAGCGTtgacattttggttttctgttcaATGTACAGTCGCAGTTTGTCTCTGAAGGTTTCCCCTAGAAAACTGTAAATTAAGGGGTTCAAACAGCTGTTAGAAAAAGCTGCTAGGTTCACAATATGTCCTGTTAAGGGATAATCGTGTCTGAAGGACGGGCTGCTCGAAGAGACAGGCTCgcttttcttctggagaagTTGAACACTAATGAAGACGTTTTCAGGTAGCCAGCAGATAAAGAAAACCAAGACGACAACGAAAATCATCCGAAGAGCCTTTTGTCGCCGCAGACGAAGACTCCTATGCTTGTGTGCTTTTATAAGAACTCGGACAATTAATGAGTAACAAAGACCGATGATCACAAAGGGGATAATAAACCCCAAGGTTATTTCTAGCCACTGGATTTCTTTTacatctgcaaaacaaaaatagaccTCTCCGGTGTGTTGTAAGTGCACAGCTGTAAACGGAACTAGTGCTGCCGAAATAGATGCCATCCATATGAGACCACAGCTTAATCTAGCGTGTTGCATAGTGCGAAATATGTTGGACCTCATTACTTTTGCCAGTGCTATGTATCTGTCAAAACTCATCcatgtcagaaagaaaatgctgctaTACATGTTGATCTGAAGGAACAAAGACATAAAGGTACATATAATAGTGATATCGTAATACTTTTCATCAAGATTAAAAACCTCAATGAGAGAATCAGCAACTAAAATGAGATCAGCTACTGCAAGGTTTATGAAGTAAAGGTCTGGAATAGTCATTTTTTCACGAAAGCTTATGTTTACAACCAGTATCAGAATGTTTCCTACAAAACCAATAGGAAAAAGGAATATTGTGTAAAGACACGATAAGAAAAGACCAATAACATATTGTTGGTGTTCGGATTTATCAGCTAATCTAGAAGATAGGCTTTCATTACACAAATGTGATCCGTTTAGGTTAAAAGTTGTACTGTTGCATATAACAGGTGATAGCGAGGCAGAGTAAGTTTCCATGGTTAAAGTATCTGCACAAAAGATAACAGTACTCACAGTTTGGTAGTAGTGCCCCCAAAATCGgattttttgatgttttccaaGAAGTTCATTGTATGCATTTTGattggaatggaaaaaaaaaaaaaaacacaaaaacttttGTATAGGAAATTAAAGTTCTTTAGAGGCCAAATTAATTAGACTTGAAATTGACTGAAATGTGACAGTACAAAAAACTAAAtttcttagttttgtttttacaggccACTATATACATTGCAATGAGAGAGCTTGCAGTTCCTATATGCCTTAAGATCACGTAGGGAATCTTTTTACCATAATGGTACTTGGATCTCtataaaaaaggcttttcacCAACAGTGTTCCTTCACGCAGGGTGGAAGATAGTAGAATTTTAgctccatttgttttctgttaataatCAATGAACATCCTCGGACCTGCAATTTGTAAATGGAAAACCATTAATCTAATACTCCAGTGTTCTACCATGCACCATATGTTTTTTTCTAGCTTAACATACGTGGCTGAGGTTGTAGGAAACGtgttcaaatatatatacaaaggTTCAGTTAGAAGGATTAAAAGCTGTTTGAGATGTTACTATATTGTGAGGTAGGTCTGTAAATTTGGTGTGCGCTTCAGGGATTCAGTACTGGAAtatatagaaatacagaaaatcagaTGAATGAGTTTGGCCTAATAAAGAAAGAGTATATAAAGTTTATacagtgtgtgtatatatataatgtgtgtgtgtatattcaTTTCATCAGCAGCTAGTAAGCTTATTAGGTAGCACGGTCTGTGGCTGAGAAAGCAGTGGAGGCAAAGAGCAGTTGGtttcctctgctttcagtgggaaGGCAAAGGCAAACTTCAGAAACGAAGGCACGATAAGCAGCATATTGATTTACACCAACAGTATTATACTCAATTTGCTTCTCTTTGCAATTAATTATGCTGCACTGAttgctggaaaggaaaggaaaacattggtAATCCCATTTGTTTACTTATAAACACTGAACGCTCTGGGCTTGAAGCATTGCtagaagtttattttaaaaatatctcaaacAGAACTGCAAGAAAATGATAACCCAGGCTATTTTgtgttacatttttcaaattgatTTAATCTTCATCTTAGTACCAAAACCTTCCTTTTAATTGCACTAAACTATAATTGTTTATTAGTAAAATTGATGCATATTTCCACCTTTCAATAATTCAAAATACTGCGGATGCACAGTCTGGGGGAGAAGAAGGAGCAGACCACCAATGGAGTTAGGAGTATGAGAATATTTGTAGTCAGAAATGCAGGTCTGAGCTTGCTGAAATGTGTTCAAGTTGTCAGAAATAgctacttaaaataaaagaaatctgtgTAGTCCCAAAGCTTTATTTCATAGTGCAATAGCAACACTTAGAGAGTACTTATGCCTATGTTTGGAAGCATTTTCATAAGGTAAATCTTTATGCTAAAATATCCATGTGAAATTACACAAATTTTAAGGTTTGGTGTTTCAGGCAGCTATCAGTCAGACACGGACCCCTGCCTTTTACGTAACATCCTCTGATTTTTCAGGAAGGcagtaaaatgctttaaatacaGCAAAGGTTAATTACGAGTCCAAGCAATTGATTGTAAAAGGCAGGTCTGTGGTTAGATTTCAGTTCCATCTGAAAGCCTACCAAACAATTGCAAACATCACAGGTAACCACGCACTAAACGCTCCAGTTTACCTTAATTCCATTTTTCCGGAGCTGATTTTCCTCCAGACAGCAGAAGGCTGGTTCTTGCTCAGCTTCACGCTTAATGCATGTGTCAACTTGGCCAGACGTGGCAGGGAAAACTTGCCTTTAGGTGTGCAGAGCTGCGATGAATGCCACCTGTTGACAATTcggtagttaaaaaaaaatcatataaaagtctcttctgttttaaaatgccttAAATAAAGGATAGTTtacaacagcaaaatgcagatCTTGCTGCATGCCCTTGGCAATAAAACAAGCTTTATAGATTCCCAGGGTTGTTCTAATTTGTGTTCAGTCGAAGTGCTGCTGAACAGCCTCATCAGGCTGTGATTAACCCTGtttctgctggctgctttttTACTAGAACCAGTCAAATGGCTTTTGTCTTGTATTTgtcaattttattttgcctaATGTTCATTTTATCCCCGTGCCTGCCTTCAAGTTATGCTGGCCATTCAAACCCGCAGCTCAGCTGATCAATAattaagagatttattttcaaatcacaaCAAAGCATGTTTTACATGCTTATAAAGCAGCAATTACTGATAgacaagacattttttaaaatcccctGGACAGTCTAAAGAGAAATATTAGATTAAGAGAGATCTGGCAGCTGAGAAGGGTAATCTGCTGAACCAACACtataaatctcatttttcctACCTTGAAGGTGATCCCATTTGCctgtttgtatttaaattttcagGTATGCATCTTGAATCTTCTTAGGATTGTTCAGCTCCAAGTCACATGGATAAAACAAGCTTATTTTGCAGAGAACGTGGAGCCTCAGTCTTGCGTAAAACCACCAGTGTTGCAGGTGGAGTTGTGCATTTCAtctgtagggggaaaaaagtgcttGACATTTCCCGAAACACCACCTACTGGTGGCTAGGGTTcttaaaatggaaagcaaattcATTTCTCTCATGAAAGAGCAGTATTTTGTTTGcctaaatttgttttttatgattATATATCTTGTAACTTAATGCTAAGTGCCATTAATTATGTACGCAGTATTCTGCTACTGGAATAAGATGAACTGGATCTCAGCACTTCAGATTTCAGGAAACCAATGTTACAGTTTCAGCAGTGTGGAGTAAACAATTAGTGTTGCCTTATAATGGTGCATTAGATCTGTTACCATGGTCAAATACTTTAGGTTACAAAAGATCTCATCTGTAGAAGAGCCAAGCAGAAGTTCTCACCCAAGtggctggggagaagagggCACTTTGCCTCCTGGTGCCATTGAGCCGTGCTTTATTTGCTGACTTTTTGCACAGGAGTTTGACAGTGCTGCTGAAAGTGCTTCCAAAGGTGTTCCGACACGATGACTCTTCATGAATAGCTTGGGAGTAAATTTTATTAGCTTAAAAGAAAGTTTGTGTAAATCAGTGCTGGTAAGGATTTCCTCAATAGACCTCGAGTGTCAGTGGATGGCCTTCTGGAGTCTTTCTAAACGGGATAACAAGGACAGAGGGCCTCAAGTGTTTTACTTTGAGAAGTGTACAAACATCATTGGGTTATGGGACTGCAGTAATGTTAGAAAATCTTGTGATACCAACTTTGatggtctatttttttttcctgtcttgagAAGAGGGATATAAAGGctctttattgttgtttgttgaTCATGTGGTTTTGCTCTACTTAATTCTGCCCTTCAGAGCTTTCACTGATCTTGTAAGGGCcagaaggatttttattttcctttatgtgTAATATTAGCTTCTGGGTGTTAGTTGCTTGTAATTATGGGGGGCTGGATTTGGTAATCAGCTGCTCTGTCTGTCCTTGTTTGTCGAGCTGTGCGTAGTGGCTGGTTTGCTATCAAAATGTATAGCTCTGTTACGAGTTCTAATTTTCTGGTTTGAATTCATGACAAGAAATGTGTCATTTTGCCATGCTTCAAGAATGGATAGGGAATTTTCACTTGAAAGAGCCCCAAAGTAGCTGGTTTTCCTGCTAATAGAACTATGAACCATAAGAAGAGGCCAGATCTACTATTATTATATGGTAATTAGTGAGTTCTGTATTtcactaaatattttatgagaCGATCATGTGAATTCTCTGAGTTTTGTTTCCTAAAACAGATGACAACATCTCCAGGCTCTTGTTTATGCAGGCAAGTTATTGTTACTGATTAATCCATCTCAATCTCACTGTTCACCACTTCCATATTGAAAAGGGTcataaaatgcttaaaacaaattttagcaGCTGCTGAATGTTGTAcccttttttcctgttgttcgCTGATATTCCGTGGGACTTTATAATGAATGCCTTCATGATCCATCTTTATCTGCAGTTGTGACAACGTTAAATATTACAGTTCCACCTTGTCGTACCTTATCTTGATCGTTGCTGAGAATGGGCAACGAAAGCAACTGGTGTGATAGCCTTCATATCATGTCAGAATGCAATAatccagcattttatttatttatttattttttcctagcagtttaattttaaatctgtagTAGTCAACTTCCCAAACACTATATACCTCAATAAACACAATAGTGTATTTAAGGAACAGTAGTGTGATCACCAGAGATGTACATAGGCGTACCAAGAGGCTTAAAGTGGGGTATAATGTAAGATATTCTACATAATTTAGCTATCTTCAACATATACGCTGACTGCTGTGCTGCAAAAAGAGCAGGACagctgaggaagaagaaggaaggagttGGACTGAAGATGTTGATTCCAGGAGAGACTAGATCAGAGCCGGGATgtagaaagctggaaaaaaagtaaggtACAGTATTGCATGAAAGAGGAGAAGAagtatcatttaaaattatgtcGGAGTGCTTTACGGTGTAATACAACTCTGTGCAGAAGAAACAAGATTGGTATCAGTTTGTCTGCTGAAATTATCTCCAGAGGACATATGGATGCTGTTGTAATGTTCTTGAAGTTGTACAAGCGGATTGATCTCCACCTCCAAAAgtctctctcatttttctgcTAGCATGGATACCAACTCTGACCTTTCTCAACTACTGAATGACGTCTTCTGCCTGGGCCTGTTACCCTTTTCTGGAGCACCCTGGTATTTTATCCTGGCCTCTCTCAGTAACTCTCCCTTTCTTGCAAATAATC
This Oxyura jamaicensis isolate SHBP4307 breed ruddy duck chromosome 14, BPBGC_Ojam_1.0, whole genome shotgun sequence DNA region includes the following protein-coding sequences:
- the GPER1 gene encoding G-protein coupled estrogen receptor 1; translation: METYSASLSPVICNSTTFNLNGSHLCNESLSSRLADKSEHQQYVIGLFLSCLYTIFLFPIGFVGNILILVVNISFREKMTIPDLYFINLAVADLILVADSLIEVFNLDEKYYDITIICTFMSLFLQINMYSSIFFLTWMSFDRYIALAKVMRSNIFRTMQHARLSCGLIWMASISAALVPFTAVHLQHTGEVYFCFADVKEIQWLEITLGFIIPFVIIGLCYSLIVRVLIKAHKHRSLRLRRQKALRMIFVVVLVFFICWLPENVFISVQLLQKKSEPVSSSSPSFRHDYPLTGHIVNLAAFSNSCLNPLIYSFLGETFRDKLRLYIEQKTKMSTLHRFCQAALTSVIPDSNEQSEV